The sequence CGCGGCGCACTCGCCGAGGTCGGCGGCAACCTGAGCCTCGCCGGCGCCTGAGACGCCTGAGGTACGTCCACGGCAAATTGCAGTCGGGCCATCGCCGGCTCTACAGTTCGCGCATGCCCTGTCGATTCTCCCCTGCATGGGTCTGACACTGTGCGCCTGACAGCATGCGCCTGACGATCCTCGGAGCAGGGTCGTCTCACGGCACGCCGGTCATCGGCTGCACCTGCGTGACCTGTACGTCGCCGGACCCGCGCAACCATCGCATGCGAGCCTCGGCGCTGATCGAGGCGCATGGCCGGGCCTTCCTGGTGGACACCGGTCCAGAGGTGCGGCTGCAGGCGGTGCGGGCGGGCATCCGGCAGATCGACGCGGTGCTCTACACCCACTTCCACGCCGACCATGTCCACGGCATCGACGATCTCAAAGCGTTCAACGTCCCGCTCAACGGCGAGCTGCCCTGCTACGGCAATGCCCAGACGGCCCACGTCCTCCAGACGCGCTTCGACTATGCTTTCGCGGGCACATCGTTGCTCGGATGGATTCCCCATCTGACCTTCAAGGTGGTCGAGGAGCCGTTCGACCTCCTCGGCGTGCCGGTGACGCCCGTCGATCTCCAGCACGGGCGCATCCGC comes from Chloroflexota bacterium and encodes:
- a CDS encoding MBL fold metallo-hydrolase, which translates into the protein MRLTILGAGSSHGTPVIGCTCVTCTSPDPRNHRMRASALIEAHGRAFLVDTGPEVRLQAVRAGIRQIDAVLYTHFHADHVHGIDDLKAFNVPLNGELPCYGNAQTAHVLQTRFDYAFAGTSLLGWIPHLTFKVVEEPFDLLGVPVTPVDLQHGRIRSCGWRIGGMAYLTDANGIPESSLALLGGLDLLVIDGLRPRPHPTHFSMDEAIAIGRAVGAKQTLLTHMNHDVEYVRESASLPPDVALAYDGLVVDLPDP